The Proteus vulgaris genome has a segment encoding these proteins:
- the ttrR gene encoding two component system response regulator of tetrathionate reductase complex: protein MPTIHLVDDDLAVTDACQFLLESLGYSAHVWNDSEFFINNVNLYQQGVVLLDMRMPNPDGRQVHQHLIDKHSTLSVIFLTGHGDIPMAVEEIKKGAIDFLQKPVDSNALLSALDTAFIETKARFTAHDIRRRYASLTPREKDIAYYVIQGLMNREIAEVACVSIRTVEVHRAKVMDKMAVKNIAELVTALQGIEIISPNL, encoded by the coding sequence ATGCCCACGATTCATCTTGTTGATGATGACCTTGCTGTCACTGATGCTTGTCAGTTTTTATTAGAAAGTTTAGGTTATTCAGCCCATGTTTGGAATGATAGCGAATTCTTTATCAATAATGTCAATCTCTATCAACAAGGGGTTGTATTATTAGATATGCGTATGCCAAACCCCGATGGTAGGCAAGTCCACCAGCATTTAATTGATAAACACAGTACACTTTCTGTGATTTTTTTAACCGGCCATGGTGATATTCCGATGGCCGTTGAAGAAATCAAAAAAGGCGCTATTGATTTTTTACAAAAACCCGTTGATAGCAATGCGCTGTTATCCGCTTTAGATACAGCATTTATTGAAACAAAGGCCCGTTTTACAGCTCATGATATTCGCCGTCGTTATGCTTCATTAACCCCAAGAGAGAAAGATATTGCTTATTATGTTATTCAAGGTTTAATGAATCGCGAAATTGCTGAAGTTGCTTGCGTTTCAATAAGAACTGTTGAAGTTCATCGAGCCAAAGTGATGGATAAGATGGCCGTTAAAAATATTGCTGAATTAGTGACTGCTTTACAAGGCATTGAAATAATTTCACCTAATTTATGA
- the ttrS gene encoding two component system sensor kinase of tetrathionate reductase complex: protein MTIKQTIGIKQAVNIGLLLLFFMLPLQATAKVWTIGVLALRGDASTQRHWSPLVDTLNKHLPTENFVLVPLNLEEMKLAVAKKNVDFLLTNPAQFIQLDNAFPLRWLLSLHSGYEPDNTTRNVIGSLILVRNDSPITSVQALIGKRVGAIAPDAFGGYLLGYKALREEGIDPDKDFTLRFTGFPADALLYLLRDGDINAAIIPVCLLENMDSEGLIKKSDYRPVISYQTNTPCLTSTPLYPNWSFAALDTVPDELVDKVTRILLTDDSKPMKWGAPASHTQVENLLREVNQHPRQRQLWQDAKSWAIQHQFIIGLSLMAILFLILNQVWISYLVRRRSRQLEHAHNRLRQQKEELEHAQRLNILGEMASGFAHELNQPLSAIKSYAQGSVIRLKKENESHPLLPALQQIDKQAQRGADIIRNLRLWVGKQTPNTDIISLSHQNIAECIQHIWKLLRVEDKYPHVSLKTEINEHDSLYLPETLLEQILSNLITNSLQAGAKNLKISTHKAPDRLLVVIEDDAGGMSHNQLEHPFSPFQTTKTEGLGLGLVICQRLLHSQGADIHIENQQNEQNNVGLKITLIFPNKNK from the coding sequence ATGACGATAAAACAGACAATTGGGATAAAACAAGCAGTAAACATCGGGTTATTACTGCTCTTTTTTATGCTTCCTTTACAAGCCACAGCAAAAGTGTGGACGATCGGCGTTTTAGCACTACGAGGAGATGCATCAACTCAAAGGCATTGGTCCCCACTTGTTGATACATTGAATAAACATCTCCCGACAGAAAACTTTGTATTAGTTCCTTTAAATCTTGAAGAAATGAAATTAGCAGTAGCAAAAAAAAACGTTGATTTCTTACTGACAAATCCTGCGCAATTTATTCAATTAGATAATGCATTCCCATTACGTTGGTTACTCTCTTTACACTCTGGCTATGAGCCTGATAACACAACACGAAATGTGATTGGTAGCTTGATTTTAGTTCGTAATGACAGCCCGATTACATCCGTTCAAGCGTTAATAGGAAAAAGAGTGGGCGCCATAGCACCCGATGCTTTTGGTGGCTATCTTTTAGGTTATAAAGCGTTGCGCGAAGAAGGTATCGATCCAGATAAAGATTTCACACTACGTTTCACTGGTTTTCCGGCTGATGCTTTGCTTTATCTTTTACGAGATGGAGATATTAATGCCGCAATTATCCCCGTCTGTTTGTTGGAAAATATGGACAGTGAAGGATTAATAAAAAAGAGTGATTACCGACCGGTGATTTCCTATCAAACCAATACACCTTGTTTAACCAGTACACCGCTTTACCCTAATTGGTCATTTGCAGCACTAGATACCGTCCCTGATGAGTTAGTTGATAAAGTCACTCGTATTTTACTCACTGATGATAGCAAACCGATGAAATGGGGAGCACCTGCATCACATACGCAGGTTGAAAACTTACTCAGAGAAGTCAACCAACATCCTCGACAAAGACAACTTTGGCAAGATGCAAAAAGTTGGGCGATTCAGCATCAATTTATAATTGGCCTTTCATTGATGGCGATTCTTTTCCTTATTTTAAACCAAGTGTGGATAAGCTATTTAGTGAGGCGTCGCAGTCGACAATTAGAGCATGCACATAATCGATTAAGACAGCAAAAAGAAGAATTAGAACATGCTCAACGCTTAAATATATTGGGAGAAATGGCGTCTGGATTTGCTCATGAACTTAACCAGCCTCTTTCTGCCATTAAAAGTTACGCACAAGGCAGTGTTATTCGCCTTAAAAAAGAAAATGAGTCACACCCCCTGTTACCCGCATTGCAACAAATAGACAAGCAAGCACAACGAGGGGCTGATATCATTAGAAATCTACGCTTATGGGTTGGAAAACAAACACCTAACACAGATATTATTTCGCTTTCTCATCAAAATATTGCGGAATGTATCCAACATATTTGGAAACTATTACGCGTAGAAGATAAATACCCTCATGTTTCACTAAAAACTGAGATTAATGAGCATGATAGCCTGTATTTACCTGAAACCTTATTAGAGCAAATTTTATCAAACTTAATTACTAATAGCCTGCAAGCGGGTGCGAAAAACCTGAAAATAAGTACACATAAAGCACCTGATAGATTGCTTGTGGTGATTGAAGATGATGCTGGAGGAATGAGTCATAATCAGCTTGAACACCCTTTTTCCCCCTTCCAAACAACCAAAACAGAAGGGCTTGGATTAGGCTTAGTAATTTGCCAGAGATTATTGCATTCTCAAGGTGCGGATATTCATATTGAAAATCAACAAAACGAGCAAAATAACGTTGGATTAAAAATCACGCTTATTTTCCCTAATAAAAATAAATAA
- the ttrB gene encoding tetrathionate reductase subunit B: MDLGKRKFLQQLGVLTAGASLVPLAEAGIKLSPERREGSEDKRYGMLIDLRRCVGCQSCTVSCNIENQTPQGQFRTTVNQYQVAIKGQEGITNVLLPRLCNHCDEPPCVPVCPVQATFQRKDGIVVVDNERCVGCAYCVQACPYDARFINHSTQTADKCTFCAHRLEVGLLPACVESCVGGARIIGDMKDPNSTISKMLRTHEKELKVLKPESGTLPQVFYLGLDDAFVQPLVGQGQPALWQQEVHS; the protein is encoded by the coding sequence ATGGATCTTGGAAAACGAAAATTTTTACAACAATTAGGGGTCCTTACTGCAGGTGCTTCACTAGTTCCTTTAGCGGAAGCAGGCATTAAATTATCACCTGAGCGTCGTGAAGGCTCGGAGGATAAACGCTATGGCATGCTGATTGATTTACGTCGTTGTGTAGGATGCCAGTCCTGTACTGTGAGCTGTAATATTGAAAATCAAACACCTCAAGGGCAATTTAGGACGACAGTAAACCAATATCAGGTTGCTATCAAGGGGCAAGAAGGGATAACCAACGTCTTACTGCCTAGACTATGTAATCATTGTGATGAGCCACCATGTGTTCCAGTTTGTCCTGTTCAAGCGACTTTTCAACGTAAAGACGGCATTGTTGTTGTTGATAATGAACGTTGCGTAGGTTGTGCTTACTGTGTTCAAGCATGCCCTTACGATGCACGTTTTATTAATCATTCGACTCAAACTGCGGATAAATGTACTTTCTGCGCACATCGTCTTGAAGTCGGTTTATTGCCTGCTTGTGTCGAATCTTGTGTTGGTGGTGCACGTATTATTGGTGATATGAAAGATCCAAATAGCACTATCAGCAAAATGCTACGTACCCATGAAAAAGAGCTGAAAGTATTAAAACCTGAAAGTGGTACGTTGCCACAAGTTTTCTATCTCGGCTTAGATGATGCATTTGTACAACCATTAGTTGGTCAGGGGCAACCCGCATTATGGCAGCAGGAGGTTCACTCATGA